From the Planktothricoides raciborskii GIHE-MW2 genome, the window AATAACAGACTTAAAAGACCCGCTCATCCAGGGGAAGTTCTGGCAGACATTTTAGATGATTTACAAATCACTGAAGCTGAATTTGCCAAAGCTTTAAATGTATCCGCAGAGACAGTTAATGAAATAATAGATGGCAAAAAAGCCATTACCATAGACCTAGCAATTCGTCTGGGTAAAGCCTTGGGTAATGGCCCGCAACTTTGGTTAAATCTTCAGCAAAAAATTGATATTTGGGATGCCATGACCGTCAATCAAGAACAGTATGAAAAAGTTCATGCAATTGTTTAGGGCAGGGATTTCTTATATTAAAGCAGACTCGCAAATGCTTCGCCCTTGCCCTTTGCCGTGGGATGTAGGGTGTGGGGTCAGAAACCGGGTTTCTAGAAAATTTGGGGTGGGTGGCGACAATTTTGGCCAGAAACCCGGTTTCTCAAGTTAACCCAGAGCAATGGCCATATTGAAAACCTTCGCCTTGGGCAAACACCCGCTGACATTATGCCCTAAATTAAATTGCGATCGCCTCCAGCACCCTGCGGGATATTGCATCCGCAACGCCGAAGCGATATTGCATCCGCAACGTGAAAGCGATCGCCGATGTATCGATCGTCATCACGAAGGCAAGTAGGGGCGAACGGCCGTTCGCCCCTACACATCATAACCGAGAATCTCATCCATATTGCTGGGATCGCAATCTGGCAAAGCCGCACAGCGCAAAGAAATCTCCGTCAACCGCTGCTCCAATAAAGCAGACTTTGGCGATCGCGAAGCGGCGCGGAGGCAATCGTCTTGGGTTTTTGCTTGAATTAAAGCCCGTTCAACCGCCATCTTCACCGCTGCGGTCAGACTTAACCCAGTTAGCTGGGCTAATTCCTTAATCATGGCATGAACATCAGGGTCTTTAGTATTCATCCCCCTTGTCAATACCTCGGTATAAAAGTTATACCATGATACCCTGATACAATAAAATCAGCCCCTTGTCCCGGACAGATTTCAAAATAAATTGTGGGATAAAAATGAAACCAACATTACCCTTATACGACACAGACTATCAACTTTGCTTAGAGCAAACGATAGCGCATCCGCGCCGCTTCGCGAACGCCCAGTTGGAAACCCAGGATTTCAGCCATATCGACCTAGAGAATTTAATTGAGGAGATAAAAAGTTTGGGAAAGAGAGACAAACGGGCTATCTGTAGCTATCTCATGCGACTGTGCGAACACTTGCTCAAAGTCAAATATTGGCAACAAGAACGAGAAACTTGTATCCAAATTAGAAACCGGGTTTCTTGCTTAAATCTTTGTGAAGAAACAGAAATGCTGCTAGAAACCCGGTTTCTTAATATTAGAAATTTTCGCTTGCAGATTCAACTCATCCTCAAAGATAGTCCCAGTCTCAAAAACTATCTCCAGGAAAATTTTATTCAGGAATATCAAAATGGCAGGAAACTATTTCTCGATGCCACAGGGATGAAATCAGATATGATTCCCGCAGAGCCCGGTTTTAACCTAGAGCAAGTTCTGGATGAAAACTGGCTACCCTAGGGCGTTGGTTCAAGGGACAAGAAACCGGGTTTCTTTAGACTATCTCTGTCACCCCACCAAAACTATAATAGAAACCCGGTTTCTACCCCGTTTCTAAATCAGCAACCTGTTGCGCGGAATAGGGCTTTCGCATTGGCCAAGATAAATTTGGGTGGGGATACAAGCATTGTCGTGGCCAATGCTGTCGCCCCTACAGAGGATAATAAGAAAGAGAAAAGAGGAAAGAGAAAAGAGAAAAGGGGAAAGAGGGGCGATCGCGCCAGCCGTTCTCGCTACCAATCAGCAACCTGTTACGCGAATGCTTCGCCCGACGCTGCAAAGGGCTTTCGCATTGGCCAAGATAAATTTGGGAGGGGATACAAATATTGTCGTGGCCAATGCGAAAGCCCCTACAGAGGATAATAAGAAAGAGAAAAGAGGAAAGAGAAAAGAGGAAAGAGAAAAGAGAAAAGGGGAAAGAGGGGCGATCGCGCCAGCCGTTCTCGCTACCAATCAGCAACCTGTTACGCGAATGCTTCGCCCGACGCCGTGGGGTGGGTGTGGGGGCGACGGGTTGCTTAAATCTTGCTTAAATCGGGGGGCGATCGCGATTTACTGCTGCATCATCACCAAGATTTGGTGAAAAAACCAGGCTTCTCAGATTCGCGGTAAAATAGGACTAAACCTTGACAGCCATAAGATTATGGAAGAATTGCTAACCCTCAAAGAACGACTTTTGTGTGGAGACATTTCGGGAGCATTAGTCATCGTAGAAGAACTAGAAGAAATGAGCCGTGACGACAAAATTAATAACATTAGAAGTTATGCGGTTATCCTGCTATTACACTTAATCAAACGAAAGGCCGAAAATCGCACAACTCGCTCGTGGGATGTCTCAATTCGCAACAGCGTTCGGGAAATTCAGGAGAAAAACAAGCGCCGGAAAGCAGGTGGCTATTATCTGACATCAGAAGATTTGCTCGACACTCTAGAAGTAGCCTATCCAATGGCAATCGATCGCGCCTCCTTAGAAGTAGCCGAAGGAATTTACGATCCTGATACGTTAGAAACCCTAGTCAACCGGGAAGAAATTATTGAGCAAGCACTGGCATTAATTGCCCCAGGAACCTAATTCGCATAGGGGACTGCTGGGGTGTAGCAACAGGTTTCTCGGATATCGCAGGAAGGAAGATCGCTTCATAAGTGTGATCGCCTACGGCAACGCGATCACGAAGCTGTGCGGATGCACTATCGCTCCCTCTCAACACCCCAACCATCGATCGCCTCCTGGGTTCCCTCGTCGTGGATAGCAGCAGAATCCACAATACTGCATACAGTATAGGATTTAGTGTTACTTTGATGATAGCTAATGGTTTAACTAAATCAACATGAAAGCAATTACCAGCAACCAAGCCAAGCAAGAATTAGATGAAATCATCGAGCAAGTTATCCTTGATGTGGAACCAACCATTTTATGTAGCGATCGAGGTCAACAAGCTGTTTTAATGTCTTTAGATGAATTTAACTCTTGGCAAGAAACCATCTATTTACTATCAAATCCAGCCAATGCAGAACATCTATTAGAATCAATCAAACAGGCCAAATCCGGTAAAAAATCTGTTAGAGAATTGCTTGACGAATGAAAATCAGTTTTACGGAAGCCTCTTGGTCAGACTATCTCTGGCTACAAGCAAACGAGCAAAAACTCTTAAAAAGGGTGAATTTACTAATTAAAGATATAATTATAACTCCATTTGGAGGGATTGGCAAGCCTGAACCTCTCAAGGGTAATTTATCAGGATATTGGTCAAGGCGGATTAATACTGAACATCGTTTAGTCTATGGCATTTCTGAGGAAGAAATAACCATTATTTCTTGTAAATTTCACTATGAGAAATAAATGAAACCGATATGTAGGGGCGACAGCATTCGCGCCATATTCTTGATAACTAATCAGCAATATTTTATATGCAAAATATGGCGGCGAAGCATTGGCCAAGATAAATTTGGGTGGGGATACAAATATTGTAGTGGCCAATGCTGTCGCCCCTACAACGTTTGTATCCTTACCAGTATGATGACCGTAGGAACATCGTCTTCCCCTGTCCTCTCATCTATAGGGATTCTCAAACCAGCCCCCCATCCATGCTCCAACTCCTAATTCTATCTCTTATCACCTTCCTCCTCAGCCTCCTAACCACAGGCTGGGTCAAACAACGCTTCCGCCAAAACCTCCTGGATATCCCCAACGATCGCAGTTCCCACAGCCAGCCCACCCCACGGGGCGGCGGCTTAGGCTTCATCATCGCCTTTGCCTCCATTAGCATACTTACACCTATTTTGTCAAGTTATTTTCCTAAAATTTTCCCAAATAATATATTACAGATAACAGCTTCATCACAAATATTAAACATTTGGCTCATTCTCACGCCCCTAGCCATCATCGGCATCATTGACGACCAGAGGAACGTCCCCGCCAGTATCCGCTACCTAGTCCAACTCACCGCAGCGGGTATTGCCCTTTTCTGTTTTGGCCCCTTTCCGCAACCGTGGCTAACCAGTTTCGGACTTCCCGGACAAATCATCGCCTACACCCTTACCGCGATCGCCATCACCGCCCTGATTAACTTCTACAACTTCATGGACGGTCTGGACGGTCTAGTAGCCGGAGTCACCGCAGTGCAACTAGGATTTTTCGCCCTCTACCTCAACCAACCCGTCTGGTGGCTACTTGCTGCTGCCCTCCTAGGCTTTCTGTGGTGGAACTGGTCCCCCGCCAAAATCTTCATGGGCGATGTGGGCAGTACCGTATTAGGTGCAGCGGTGGTTATCCCGATGCTAAATACTGACAACCCAACCCAAGCCTGGACAGCGATCGCCATCACCCTACCCCTCACCGCTGACGCCATTTATACCCTGATTCGCCGTCTGATGCGTAGAGAAAACATCTTCAAAGCCCACCGCAGCCATTTATATCAAAGATTGCAGCAATCCGGCTGGACTCATGCCCAAGTTGCCAGTACCTATATTGGCTGTACAGTGCTAATTGCCCTGAGCATTCTGGGGTGGGGGGCAATGGGGGCTGGGATAGGTTTAGCCCTGGTGGTAGTGGGAATGGTCGGGGGAGAAGTGTATTTGGGCAGGGGAGCGGAGGAGCGGAGGAGCGGAGGAGCAGGGGTGTAGGGGAGCCACCAATCGAGCGGGGGTGTAGGGGCGATCGCATTGCCCACGATCATATTTGGATGCCGAAAATTTTGATTGGCTAATGCGAAAGCCCTCTTCTTCACGGGTGGGGAGTCTTAACCGGTTTCTCAAACATATGTTGGGTTGAGGGACGAAACCCAACCACCTAGCCGCGATCGGGTCAGAAACCCGGTTTCTCATAGAAAATCTGGGGTTTTGGCGAGAATTCTGATCGGAAACCCGGTTTCTCAAGTGGAACCCTCCCCAGCCTCCGCTCTCATCTGATTCAGGGAAACACGGTTAAATACCAGTGAGTTTGTCAGACAGGGCTAAGTGGGTAATCGTAATGGTGCGATCGCCTCATCTCCTCGGCTTAGTCAACAACAATATCCGCCAAATGGCGTAGAAGAATTACGCCATTTGGCGGATGCTTTTCCCCGCTCTAGGGTAGAAAATGAATCCATTGAATCGAGAAATTCATTGAAGTTCCCTGGTATAAGCCATCGCCCGGTCATTTGATCGGGTTTTTTGTTTGTGGCCTTCAAGAATATACGCCAAATGGCGTAATTCGTCTACGCCATTTGGCGGATGTTTTTCTCACGCTTTAAAGGAGACAAAATCCACTGGAAAAGATTCTGGCAACGATTCTATAGTTATTTCAATTGTGCGACTCGGAAGAGCGCAAAAGCGGAGGCTGATGGGGTTTCCCCCAGGTTGGACGGTCGTCGAGGGAGAGTCCTTGGTAACGCCGTTGTCCCCGCGATCGCCGAATGGATCGGCAGAAAAACTCTAGAAATAGAATCTATGGGATAATTTCTAAAAATGCCAAAAATTAGGGACAAAATCCACTGGAAACTATTAGACAATTCTGGCAAAATTATCGCTCCCGTCCCCCTTTTTAAGCTATGCCTTACTCACATATTTCTTAACAATCGAGAAAGCATAGCCTGCCTGGGTTTGAGCGTGGTTACGAAACTTAACACATATTTAGGGTGGTGAGAATCCCGCGCTCAAGCAAATCTGGCTAAACTATAACTTAAAAAGGGGGGTTGGGGGGATCGATCCGTCCTGTTTGCCAGAATTGTCTATTCTATTCTATTATTCTATTTTCAAAAAAACCGTTTTCAGTCACCATTTACCAGAAAAAAACCGCCACTAATGAAAGTGGCGGTGCAATCAATCAATCAATCATTCTCACTCTAATTAGACTCTCACTCTAATTACACATCGTAATAGAGGGCAAACTCGTAGGGGTGTGGACGCAGACGCATGGGGTTAACTTCATTATCCAACTTGTACTCAATCCAAGTCGTAATCATATCTTCCGTAAATACCCCAGTCCGGGTCAAGAACTCGTGATCTTCTTCCAGGGCTTTCAGGGCATCGAGCAGAGAACCTGGAGTAGAGGGGATTTTCGCCAATTCTTCAGGGCTGAGGTCATAGATATCCACATCTAAAGGCTCCCCAGGATCGATCTCATTCTGAATCCCATCAATCCCCGCACAAAGCATGGCCGCAAAAGCCAGGTAAGGATTAGAAGTGGCATCAGGACAACGGAACTCAAACCGTTTCGCCTTGGGATTACTGCCAGACAGAGGGATCCGCACCGCCGCCGAACGGTTGCCTTTAGAATAAGCCAAGTTCACTGGAGCTTCAAAACCAGGCACCAAGCGCTTGTAGGAATTCGTCGTCGGGTTGGTAATG encodes:
- a CDS encoding HigA family addiction module antitoxin, which translates into the protein MQNLENIVNNRLKRPAHPGEVLADILDDLQITEAEFAKALNVSAETVNEIIDGKKAITIDLAIRLGKALGNGPQLWLNLQQKIDIWDAMTVNQEQYEKVHAIV
- a CDS encoding type II toxin-antitoxin system VapB family antitoxin, coding for MNTKDPDVHAMIKELAQLTGLSLTAAVKMAVERALIQAKTQDDCLRAASRSPKSALLEQRLTEISLRCAALPDCDPSNMDEILGYDV
- a CDS encoding DUF29 domain-containing protein translates to MKPTLPLYDTDYQLCLEQTIAHPRRFANAQLETQDFSHIDLENLIEEIKSLGKRDKRAICSYLMRLCEHLLKVKYWQQERETCIQIRNRVSCLNLCEETEMLLETRFLNIRNFRLQIQLILKDSPSLKNYLQENFIQEYQNGRKLFLDATGMKSDMIPAEPGFNLEQVLDENWLP
- a CDS encoding DUF29 family protein, whose translation is MEELLTLKERLLCGDISGALVIVEELEEMSRDDKINNIRSYAVILLLHLIKRKAENRTTRSWDVSIRNSVREIQEKNKRRKAGGYYLTSEDLLDTLEVAYPMAIDRASLEVAEGIYDPDTLETLVNREEIIEQALALIAPGT
- a CDS encoding type II toxin-antitoxin system Phd/YefM family antitoxin, encoding MKAITSNQAKQELDEIIEQVILDVEPTILCSDRGQQAVLMSLDEFNSWQETIYLLSNPANAEHLLESIKQAKSGKKSVRELLDE
- a CDS encoding Txe/YoeB family addiction module toxin, whose translation is MKISFTEASWSDYLWLQANEQKLLKRVNLLIKDIIITPFGGIGKPEPLKGNLSGYWSRRINTEHRLVYGISEEEITIISCKFHYEK
- a CDS encoding glycosyltransferase family 4 protein, giving the protein MLQLLILSLITFLLSLLTTGWVKQRFRQNLLDIPNDRSSHSQPTPRGGGLGFIIAFASISILTPILSSYFPKIFPNNILQITASSQILNIWLILTPLAIIGIIDDQRNVPASIRYLVQLTAAGIALFCFGPFPQPWLTSFGLPGQIIAYTLTAIAITALINFYNFMDGLDGLVAGVTAVQLGFFALYLNQPVWWLLAAALLGFLWWNWSPAKIFMGDVGSTVLGAAVVIPMLNTDNPTQAWTAIAITLPLTADAIYTLIRRLMRRENIFKAHRSHLYQRLQQSGWTHAQVASTYIGCTVLIALSILGWGAMGAGIGLALVVVGMVGGEVYLGRGAEERRSGGAGV